From the genome of Hymenobacter sp. PAMC 26628, one region includes:
- a CDS encoding HupE/UreJ family protein, which produces MRRPPTRLLLLVAAVPLLVLGALPAAAHVIDADLSKLSRTEVFWTYLQLGYTHILPLGLDHILFVLSLYILEPRLRPVLWQATAFTVAHSITLGLAMYGFVRPPSSIVEPVIALSILFVAIENIVSRRLNPWRLAVVFGFGLVHGLGFASALTGLGLPRNAYFGSLISFNVGVELGQVTVILLAWALIGRWAAGKPWYHARVVVPVSAAIGLVAAFWTVQRVFFT; this is translated from the coding sequence ATGCGCCGCCCGCCCACCCGCCTGCTGCTGCTAGTTGCCGCCGTGCCGCTGCTGGTGCTGGGGGCCCTGCCGGCCGCGGCCCACGTCATAGACGCCGACTTGAGCAAGCTCTCGCGCACGGAGGTGTTCTGGACGTATTTGCAGCTGGGCTACACCCATATTTTGCCGCTCGGGCTCGACCACATCTTGTTCGTGCTCAGCCTCTACATTCTGGAGCCGCGGCTGCGGCCGGTGCTCTGGCAGGCCACGGCCTTCACGGTGGCGCACTCCATCACGCTGGGGCTGGCCATGTACGGCTTCGTGCGGCCGCCGTCGAGCATTGTGGAGCCGGTCATCGCGCTGTCCATCCTGTTCGTGGCCATCGAAAACATCGTCAGCCGCCGGCTGAATCCGTGGCGGCTGGCGGTGGTGTTTGGGTTTGGGCTGGTGCACGGGCTGGGCTTTGCCAGCGCCCTCACCGGGCTGGGGCTGCCGCGCAACGCCTACTTCGGCTCGCTCATTTCCTTCAACGTGGGCGTGGAGCTGGGCCAGGTAACGGTCATTTTGCTGGCCTGGGCCCTCATCGGGCGCTGGGCCGCCGGCAAGCCCTGGTACCACGCCCGGGTGGTGGTGCCGGTGTCGGCCGCCATCGGCCTGGTGGCGGCGTTTTGGACGGTGCAGCGGGTATTTTTTACTTGA
- a CDS encoding TonB-dependent receptor, translated as MFPCYLRKFFAAGGPLVLLWMLLWAGPVAAQRPAALRGTVTDSLSGQPLAGASVGLVGQPGGTATDALGQFRLAGLPAGTYNLRVGALGCRAANQPVTLVAGETRGVAVALAAASLSLAEVTVNQPRDLNQNLAAITHIDQTLRPVNSGQDLLRLVPGLFIAQHAGGGKAEQIFLRGFDADHGTDFAISVDGLPVNMVSQAHGQGYADFHFVIPETVEALKVYKGPYTARFGDFATAGAGEFLTKTGLAHNQVKVEAGAYNTYRALVMLDLLGGHHLLSKKPENAYVASEYYYSASPFVNNQRFKRFNGMGKYTGQLTDKTSLTLFGSYFTSNWNASGEIPTRAVNEGFISRFGSIDPSEGGRTNRANAYAILTTALPHDAVLRQQVYYTRYNFSLFSNFTFYKDHPVGGDEINQTDTGRNLYGYTGTYERDNRLGARNLHTTLGVGTRIDDSGLGLRHATQRTITDTVDLGRLHEQNVNAYLDETLALTDRLSVNAAVRADLFVFDFRGQIADSTGAFGPLRGRVKAARVSPKLNFYYQASPAVQLFLRSGLGFHSNDARGVVRGTNPAQALPRATGAEAGSTFKPLPDLVVNAAFWYLHLQDELVYSGDEGTTTSVGATQRFGFDLSARYQLTSRLFLDFDGNYSHARLLDAPAGENFVPLGPILTSTAGLTYRQANGLSGSLRYRYLGGRPANEDNTVRALPYFVVDAVLAYTRPRYQFGLTVQNLLNVDWNEAQYATETQLRGEMAPVIDRTFTPGTPFNLKLNASVFF; from the coding sequence ATGTTCCCTTGTTATTTACGGAAATTTTTTGCGGCCGGCGGGCCCCTGGTACTGCTATGGATGCTGCTGTGGGCGGGCCCGGTGGCCGCCCAGCGCCCAGCGGCGTTGCGCGGCACCGTCACCGATTCACTTTCGGGGCAACCGCTGGCGGGGGCCAGCGTAGGCCTGGTGGGCCAGCCCGGCGGTACGGCCACCGATGCGCTGGGCCAATTCCGTCTGGCGGGGCTGCCAGCCGGCACTTATAACTTGCGGGTGGGGGCCCTGGGCTGCCGGGCCGCTAACCAACCGGTAACGCTGGTGGCCGGCGAAACGCGGGGCGTGGCAGTGGCGCTGGCGGCTGCTTCGCTGAGCCTAGCAGAGGTAACCGTGAACCAGCCGCGCGACCTCAACCAGAACCTGGCCGCCATTACCCACATCGACCAGACGCTGCGGCCCGTCAACTCGGGCCAGGACCTGCTGCGTCTCGTGCCGGGCCTGTTCATCGCTCAGCACGCGGGCGGCGGCAAGGCCGAGCAGATCTTCTTGCGCGGCTTCGACGCCGACCACGGCACCGACTTCGCCATCAGCGTGGACGGGCTGCCCGTGAACATGGTAAGCCAAGCCCACGGCCAGGGCTACGCCGACTTTCACTTTGTCATCCCCGAAACGGTGGAAGCGCTGAAGGTATACAAGGGGCCCTACACGGCCCGCTTCGGCGATTTTGCCACGGCCGGCGCGGGCGAGTTCCTCACCAAAACCGGCCTCGCCCACAACCAAGTGAAGGTGGAGGCCGGCGCCTACAATACCTACCGGGCCCTGGTGATGCTCGACCTGCTGGGCGGCCACCACTTGCTGAGCAAAAAGCCGGAAAATGCGTACGTGGCCAGCGAGTACTATTATAGCGCTTCGCCGTTCGTGAACAACCAACGGTTCAAGCGCTTCAATGGCATGGGCAAGTACACGGGCCAGCTCACCGACAAAACGTCGCTCACGCTGTTCGGCTCGTACTTCACCTCGAACTGGAACGCCAGCGGCGAGATTCCTACCCGGGCCGTAAACGAAGGCTTCATCTCGCGCTTCGGCAGCATCGACCCCAGCGAGGGGGGCCGCACCAACCGCGCCAACGCCTACGCTATCCTGACCACTGCCCTGCCCCACGACGCGGTGCTGCGCCAGCAAGTGTACTACACCCGCTACAACTTCAGCCTGTTCTCCAACTTCACGTTCTACAAGGACCATCCAGTGGGCGGCGACGAAATCAACCAGACCGACACCGGCCGCAACCTTTACGGCTACACGGGCACTTACGAGCGCGACAACCGCCTCGGGGCCCGCAACCTGCACACTACCCTGGGCGTGGGCACCCGCATTGACGACTCGGGCCTGGGGCTGCGCCATGCTACCCAGCGCACAATCACGGACACCGTCGACCTAGGCCGCCTGCACGAGCAGAACGTGAATGCTTACCTGGACGAAACCTTGGCGCTGACCGACCGCCTGAGCGTGAACGCCGCTGTGCGGGCGGACCTGTTTGTGTTCGATTTCCGGGGGCAGATTGCCGATTCTACCGGGGCGTTCGGCCCGTTGCGGGGGCGCGTAAAAGCGGCCCGCGTGTCGCCAAAGCTCAATTTCTACTACCAGGCCTCGCCGGCCGTGCAGCTCTTTCTGCGCTCGGGGCTGGGCTTCCACTCCAACGACGCGCGGGGCGTAGTGCGCGGCACCAACCCCGCCCAGGCGCTGCCCCGCGCCACGGGGGCCGAGGCGGGCAGCACCTTCAAGCCGCTGCCGGACCTGGTGGTGAACGCGGCCTTTTGGTACCTGCACTTGCAGGACGAGCTGGTGTACTCCGGCGACGAGGGCACCACCACGAGCGTGGGGGCCACCCAGCGCTTCGGCTTCGACCTGTCGGCCCGCTACCAACTCACGAGCCGTTTGTTCCTGGATTTTGACGGCAACTACAGCCACGCCCGCTTGCTCGACGCCCCGGCCGGCGAGAACTTTGTGCCGCTGGGGCCCATCCTCACCAGTACCGCCGGTCTTACGTACCGGCAAGCCAATGGCCTGAGCGGCAGCTTGCGCTACCGCTACCTCGGCGGCCGCCCGGCCAACGAGGACAATACCGTGCGGGCCCTGCCCTACTTCGTGGTCGATGCCGTGCTGGCCTACACCCGGCCGCGCTACCAGTTCGGCCTCACGGTGCAAAACCTGCTCAACGTGGACTGGAACGAGGCCCAGTACGCCACTGAAACCCAGCTACGCGGCGAAATGGCCCCAGTTATCGACCGCACATTTACGCCTGGTACCCCCTTCAACTTGAAGCTGAACGCCAGCGTGTTCTTTTGA
- a CDS encoding DUF4331 domain-containing protein, with protein sequence MKSFTKPLQWLVGVGAVTALSVWSTVRHTPLEASSHREAPLIADDPLADNTDVYAFVDPNDKDRVVLIADYIPFQLPQGGPNYSTFGENIRYEVHVKNNGATAGDDITYRFTFTRMNEDPSTFFNVRLNKQNLKTTYTCEKSVNGGAFAAIVTNGVVPPYNIGPRSISTAVGLNQPSYTTLRQSAVTTATGGGGEQVFCGSSDDPFFVDLGAVFDLAGLRINKGARDGLAQYNVHSIALSIPIATLQKDKKPVSAAANILDGDYVIGVWASASRPSMRTLSAAGGPTATAGDYVQVSRLGMPLTNEAINPVGNKDAWNRTTPYAEAAITDDYLSNPELGLYMDDRLFGGAVPALAALRIQTKSLAGQALLGGASFAGFDFGNTKPGLYPLKGNPVLNGTALADAAYGNYLLVAGKPRSVDIKPIFHTGVPNFPPYQLATGKGGNPLAPGKPFVNNFLLLSANASGNPGGDMLRLNMAVPATPRNSPDFSNQGLLAAAVLGLTDSRFNGSTAIQNIPNMDGFPNGRRLEDEVVKIELQAVSGAALAAIGLWYDDYTPTSASPVTPQLKGVLNFATGVEKNDTTFRVAFPYVQTPWQGYRIRR encoded by the coding sequence ATGAAAAGTTTTACTAAACCTCTCCAGTGGTTGGTTGGGGTCGGGGCCGTTACGGCGCTCTCCGTGTGGAGCACCGTGCGGCACACGCCCCTGGAAGCCAGCAGCCACCGCGAAGCGCCACTCATTGCCGACGACCCGCTGGCCGACAACACCGACGTGTACGCCTTCGTGGACCCCAACGATAAGGACCGGGTGGTGCTGATTGCCGACTACATCCCGTTTCAGTTGCCGCAGGGGGGCCCCAACTACTCGACGTTTGGCGAGAACATTCGCTACGAGGTGCACGTGAAAAATAACGGCGCCACCGCCGGCGACGACATTACCTACCGCTTCACGTTCACGCGGATGAACGAGGACCCCAGCACGTTTTTCAACGTGCGCCTGAACAAGCAAAACCTGAAGACCACCTACACCTGCGAGAAAAGCGTGAACGGCGGGGCCTTTGCCGCAATCGTTACCAACGGCGTGGTGCCGCCTTATAACATTGGGCCACGTTCCATCAGCACGGCCGTGGGCTTGAACCAACCCTCCTACACCACGCTGCGGCAAAGCGCCGTGACCACAGCCACTGGCGGCGGTGGCGAGCAGGTATTCTGCGGCTCTTCTGACGACCCATTCTTTGTAGACCTCGGGGCCGTGTTTGACCTAGCCGGCCTGCGCATCAACAAGGGAGCCCGCGACGGGCTGGCCCAGTACAACGTACACTCCATCGCGCTGAGCATCCCAATTGCCACGCTCCAGAAGGACAAAAAGCCGGTTTCGGCCGCCGCCAACATCCTCGATGGCGACTACGTGATTGGCGTGTGGGCCTCGGCCAGCCGCCCCTCGATGCGGACGCTGAGCGCCGCCGGGGGCCCCACCGCCACCGCCGGCGACTACGTGCAGGTGTCGCGCCTGGGCATGCCGCTCACCAACGAAGCCATCAACCCCGTCGGCAACAAAGACGCCTGGAACCGCACCACGCCCTACGCCGAGGCGGCCATCACCGACGACTACCTCTCCAACCCCGAGCTGGGCCTGTACATGGATGACCGCCTGTTTGGCGGCGCCGTGCCGGCCCTGGCAGCGCTGCGCATCCAAACCAAGTCGCTGGCAGGCCAGGCCCTGTTGGGCGGGGCCTCCTTTGCGGGCTTTGATTTTGGCAATACCAAGCCGGGCCTCTACCCGCTGAAGGGCAACCCGGTCTTGAACGGCACGGCCCTGGCCGACGCCGCTTACGGCAACTACCTGCTGGTGGCCGGCAAGCCGCGCTCGGTGGACATCAAGCCCATTTTCCACACGGGTGTGCCCAACTTCCCCCCGTACCAGCTGGCCACGGGCAAGGGCGGCAACCCCCTGGCCCCGGGCAAGCCGTTCGTAAACAACTTCTTGCTGCTGAGCGCCAACGCCAGCGGCAACCCAGGCGGCGACATGCTGCGCTTGAACATGGCCGTGCCCGCCACCCCGCGCAACTCGCCCGACTTCAGCAACCAGGGCCTGCTGGCCGCCGCCGTGCTGGGCCTGACCGACAGTCGTTTTAATGGCAGCACCGCCATCCAGAACATCCCCAACATGGACGGTTTCCCCAACGGGCGCCGCCTGGAAGACGAAGTAGTGAAGATTGAGTTGCAAGCCGTCAGCGGCGCGGCCCTGGCCGCCATTGGCCTGTGGTACGACGACTACACGCCCACCAGCGCCTCACCGGTGACGCCCCAGCTGAAGGGGGTCCTGAATTTCGCCACGGGCGTGGAGAAGAACGACACCACTTTCCGCGTGGCCTTCCCTTACGTGCAGACGCCGTGGCAGGGCTACCGCATCCGCCGCTAA
- a CDS encoding T9SS type A sorting domain-containing protein — translation MNSKFIPKFLLLPAVAVTAAVGLSVWSTAHTPLEASSHREAPLIADDPVADNTDLYAFKDPNDASRVVVIANYIPFELPHGGPNYSTFGENVRYEVHVKNNGATAGDDITYRFTFKRMNEDPSTFFNIRLNKQNLKTTYTCEKSTDGGASFSPIVTNGVVAPNNIGPRSINSAVGLNVPSYTDLRQSTVTPATGDGGEQVFCGPADDPFFADLGAIFDLANLRPAGATDGLARKNCHSIALSIPVATLQKGKKPVTAASSILDPDYVIGVWASASRPAMQTLSASADNSASGTYVQVSRLGMPLTNEVINPIGSKDRWNALTPYNEDAITDNYLSNPELGLYVDQRLFGGAVPQLTALSVQTKSLAGFNTKPGFQDFPAAGFDFGNTKQGLFPVKGSTDVAGTALDDAAFGNYLLVANSPRSVDIKPIFHTGVPNLPPYQLATAAKGGNPLAAGKPFINNFLPLTASGRTNPGGDMLRLNMAVPATPRTVNGQANPEFSNQGLLAAAVLGLTDSRFNGSTAIQNIPNMDGFPNGRRLEDAVDQIELKAVGGLVLAAVGLWYDDYTPTSASPLTPQLLGELTFTTGVEKNDTTIRAAFPFVQTPWIGTGSASGPTNTVIIPNLTVSTAMPVEAGTYNNITITGSGVAAFNGPIQVNGTLTVQAGGVLNTRGVLATNCIAVTGPGNFVLEAGATLRTCNPDGIATMGTTGAIQVGGTRMYSNDATYEFNGGEAQLSGTGLPNQVRSLTVNNSSGLTLNNGGVRIAQVLALTNGNLTTSTSQPLTLLSTPTAGTALVVNTNGAVVGPATMQRAIDPAFNAGPGYRHYSSPVANTTLDDLGTNTPSFSPIFNQAYNSAGANAGAVTPYPNVFAYDQARVTSGANATSAFDMGFVVPLGSDPMGIMSGYAVNIPATAVVDLTGTLNNGPQSRTNLMRGTQPQSGWQLLGNPYPSPLDFSLMGGVTRTNVDDAVYVYQSTGQYVGQYRSYVNGVGNPQISAMQGFFTRVSAGQTMGSLALNNAARVTTFATTPSFNRGGTETRPLVNLKLQGAALLLADETNVYFEQGATAGYDPKYDAYKLPSSSGLSISSFAANDALSINGLAPLVATVATTVPLDVQVPTTGVFTLNAASVVNFTATTQVLLLDAQTGARIDLKQQPLYTFTAATKAMPGRFSLYFGPSAVLATNPASLAQQVQLYPNPARGSFTLLLPAELGRTPVTATLYNQLGQVVSQRTLPMTAAGATAQFDVSHLAFGVYTLQMTGGTTKVVKRLTIIQ, via the coding sequence ATGAATTCTAAATTTATACCCAAGTTCCTGCTGCTGCCCGCCGTGGCAGTGACGGCGGCCGTGGGGCTCTCGGTGTGGAGCACGGCCCACACCCCCCTCGAAGCCAGTAGCCACCGCGAAGCGCCCCTCATCGCCGACGACCCGGTGGCCGACAACACCGACCTCTACGCCTTTAAAGACCCCAACGACGCCAGCCGCGTGGTGGTCATTGCCAACTACATCCCGTTCGAGCTGCCCCACGGGGGCCCTAATTACTCGACGTTTGGCGAGAACGTGCGCTACGAAGTGCACGTGAAAAACAACGGCGCCACGGCCGGCGACGACATTACCTACCGCTTCACGTTCAAGCGGATGAACGAGGACCCCAGCACGTTTTTCAACATCCGGCTGAACAAGCAGAACCTCAAAACCACCTATACCTGCGAGAAGAGCACGGACGGCGGCGCCAGCTTCTCGCCCATCGTGACCAACGGCGTGGTGGCCCCCAACAACATCGGGCCCCGCTCCATCAACTCGGCGGTGGGCCTGAATGTCCCTTCTTACACCGACCTGCGCCAGAGCACGGTGACCCCCGCCACCGGCGACGGCGGCGAGCAGGTGTTCTGCGGGCCGGCCGACGACCCGTTCTTCGCCGACCTGGGCGCCATTTTTGACTTGGCCAACCTGCGGCCCGCCGGCGCCACCGACGGCCTGGCCCGCAAAAACTGCCACTCCATTGCGCTGAGCATCCCGGTGGCCACGCTGCAGAAGGGCAAAAAGCCGGTGACGGCCGCCAGCAGCATCCTCGACCCCGACTACGTGATTGGGGTGTGGGCCTCGGCCAGCCGCCCGGCCATGCAAACCCTGAGCGCTAGCGCCGACAACAGCGCCAGCGGCACCTACGTGCAGGTGTCGCGCCTGGGCATGCCGCTCACCAACGAAGTGATTAACCCCATCGGCAGCAAGGACCGCTGGAACGCGCTGACGCCCTACAACGAGGACGCCATCACGGACAACTACCTCTCGAACCCCGAGCTGGGCCTGTACGTGGACCAGCGCCTGTTTGGCGGCGCCGTGCCGCAGCTCACCGCCCTGAGCGTGCAAACCAAGTCACTGGCGGGCTTCAACACCAAGCCGGGCTTCCAGGATTTTCCGGCGGCTGGCTTCGATTTCGGTAACACGAAACAGGGCCTGTTCCCGGTGAAGGGCAGCACGGATGTGGCCGGCACCGCCCTGGACGACGCCGCTTTCGGCAATTACCTGCTGGTGGCCAACAGCCCCCGCTCGGTGGACATTAAGCCCATTTTCCACACCGGGGTGCCCAACTTGCCCCCTTACCAACTGGCTACTGCCGCCAAAGGCGGTAATCCATTGGCCGCCGGTAAGCCGTTCATCAACAACTTCCTGCCCCTTACTGCCTCGGGCCGCACCAACCCTGGCGGCGACATGCTACGCCTGAACATGGCCGTGCCCGCCACCCCGCGCACCGTCAACGGCCAGGCCAACCCAGAGTTTAGCAACCAGGGCCTGCTGGCCGCGGCCGTGCTCGGCCTCACCGACAGTCGTTTTAATGGCAGCACCGCTATTCAGAACATTCCGAACATGGACGGCTTCCCCAACGGGCGCCGCCTGGAGGACGCCGTGGACCAGATTGAGCTGAAAGCAGTGGGCGGCCTCGTGCTGGCCGCCGTGGGCCTATGGTACGACGACTACACCCCCACCAGCGCCAGTCCCCTCACGCCCCAGCTGCTGGGCGAGCTGACTTTCACGACCGGCGTGGAGAAGAACGACACGACCATCCGCGCCGCCTTTCCCTTCGTGCAGACGCCGTGGATTGGCACCGGTTCGGCCAGCGGCCCGACCAACACCGTTATCATTCCGAACCTGACCGTGAGCACGGCCATGCCAGTGGAAGCGGGCACGTACAACAACATCACCATCACCGGCTCGGGGGTGGCGGCTTTTAACGGCCCCATCCAGGTGAACGGCACCCTGACCGTGCAAGCCGGCGGCGTGCTGAACACCCGCGGCGTGCTGGCTACCAACTGCATCGCCGTGACGGGCCCCGGCAACTTCGTGCTGGAAGCCGGCGCCACGCTGCGCACCTGCAACCCCGACGGCATAGCCACGATGGGCACCACCGGCGCCATCCAGGTGGGCGGCACGCGGATGTATTCGAACGACGCCACCTACGAGTTCAACGGCGGCGAGGCCCAGCTGAGCGGCACGGGCCTGCCCAACCAGGTGCGCAGCCTGACGGTGAACAACAGCTCCGGCCTGACCCTGAACAACGGCGGCGTGCGCATCGCCCAGGTGCTGGCCCTGACCAACGGCAACCTGACCACCAGCACCAGCCAGCCGCTGACGCTGCTTTCGACGCCCACCGCCGGCACCGCCCTGGTGGTGAACACCAACGGCGCCGTGGTAGGCCCCGCCACCATGCAGCGCGCCATCGACCCGGCCTTTAATGCCGGGCCGGGCTACCGCCACTACAGCTCGCCGGTGGCGAATACGACCCTCGACGACCTGGGCACCAACACGCCCAGCTTCAGCCCCATCTTCAACCAGGCCTACAACTCGGCCGGGGCCAACGCCGGGGCCGTTACGCCTTACCCGAACGTGTTTGCCTACGACCAGGCCCGCGTGACCAGCGGCGCCAACGCCACGAGCGCCTTCGACATGGGCTTCGTGGTGCCCCTGGGCAGCGACCCGATGGGCATCATGAGCGGCTACGCGGTGAACATCCCGGCCACGGCCGTGGTGGACCTCACGGGCACGCTCAACAACGGGCCCCAGTCCCGCACGAACCTGATGCGCGGCACCCAGCCCCAGAGCGGCTGGCAGCTGCTGGGTAACCCCTACCCCTCGCCGCTGGACTTCAGCCTGATGGGCGGCGTGACGCGCACCAACGTGGACGACGCCGTGTACGTGTACCAGAGCACCGGCCAGTACGTGGGCCAGTACCGCAGCTACGTGAACGGCGTGGGCAACCCGCAAATCTCTGCCATGCAGGGCTTCTTCACCCGCGTCAGCGCCGGGCAGACGATGGGCAGCCTAGCCCTGAACAACGCGGCCCGCGTCACCACGTTTGCCACCACTCCTAGCTTCAACCGCGGGGGCACTGAAACCCGGCCCCTGGTGAACCTGAAGCTGCAAGGCGCCGCCCTGCTGCTGGCCGACGAAACCAACGTGTACTTCGAGCAAGGCGCCACGGCCGGCTACGACCCCAAGTACGATGCCTACAAGCTACCCAGCTCGTCGGGCCTGAGCATCAGCAGCTTCGCGGCCAATGATGCACTGTCCATCAACGGCCTGGCGCCGCTGGTGGCCACGGTGGCCACCACCGTGCCGCTCGACGTGCAGGTGCCCACCACGGGCGTATTTACCCTGAACGCGGCCAGCGTCGTCAACTTCACCGCCACCACGCAGGTGCTGCTGCTGGACGCCCAGACCGGGGCCCGCATCGACCTCAAGCAGCAGCCGCTCTACACCTTCACGGCGGCCACCAAGGCCATGCCGGGCCGGTTTAGCCTGTATTTCGGGCCTTCGGCAGTGCTGGCTACCAACCCTGCCTCGCTGGCCCAGCAGGTGCAGCTGTACCCCAACCCGGCCCGCGGCAGCTTCACGCTGCTGCTTCCCGCCGAGCTGGGCCGCACGCCGGTCACGGCCACGCTCTACAACCAGTTGGGCCAGGTGGTGTCGCAGCGCACGCTGCCGATGACGGCCGCCGGCGCCACGGCGCAGTTCGACGTGTCGCACCTCGCCTTCGGGGTGTATACCCTGCAAATGACCGGCGGCACCACCAAAGTGGTGAAGCGCCTGACCATTATCCAATAG
- a CDS encoding PID-CTERM protein-sorting domain-containing protein — protein MKKNILVAALYGTVACFLLAVAPALAQDGPGSGGPTPNAPTAVPIDGGASILLASGVALGLKKLRDRRRAR, from the coding sequence ATGAAAAAGAATATATTAGTAGCCGCCCTGTACGGCACCGTTGCGTGCTTCCTGCTCGCTGTTGCTCCTGCCCTGGCCCAAGACGGCCCCGGCTCGGGGGGCCCCACGCCCAACGCCCCCACCGCCGTGCCCATTGATGGCGGCGCCTCAATTTTGCTGGCCAGCGGCGTGGCCCTTGGCCTGAAAAAGCTCCGCGACCGCCGCCGCGCCCGCTAG
- the xrtX gene encoding exosortase X — protein sequence MAVLFNKTARPQWRFLAVATGLYLLWWLGYEHGLGPDGRLDHALSVQVARAAAWGLRAFGFAASTVPTSPTLVRMAGQPAVLVGDPCNGLVLYALFAGFVLAYPDNGRRRGWFIALGIAVLYLVNVARVAVLALNHTYWYHTVDFNHHYTFTFVAYAAILALWAWWTNGRPAAYSGYEPTA from the coding sequence ATGGCTGTTCTTTTCAATAAAACTGCCCGGCCTCAGTGGCGTTTCCTGGCCGTGGCCACCGGGCTGTACCTGCTCTGGTGGCTGGGCTACGAGCACGGCTTGGGCCCCGACGGCCGCCTCGACCACGCCCTGTCGGTGCAGGTGGCGCGGGCGGCGGCCTGGGGCCTGCGGGCCTTTGGGTTTGCGGCAAGCACGGTGCCCACCTCCCCCACTCTGGTGCGGATGGCGGGCCAGCCGGCCGTGCTCGTGGGCGACCCCTGCAACGGCTTGGTGCTGTACGCGCTGTTCGCCGGCTTCGTGCTGGCTTATCCCGACAACGGCCGGCGCCGGGGCTGGTTCATTGCCCTGGGTATCGCCGTGTTGTACCTTGTGAACGTGGCGCGCGTGGCGGTGCTGGCCCTCAACCACACCTACTGGTACCACACCGTCGATTTCAATCACCACTACACGTTCACCTTCGTGGCCTACGCGGCCATCCTGGCCCTGTGGGCGTGGTGGACGAACGGCCGGCCGGCCGCCTATTCTGGCTATGAGCCCACCGCGTAG
- a CDS encoding helix-turn-helix domain-containing protein: MKLRPLEELYTKLVPKADAAAGVLPPPDRRREIGHFNVFNVADLMLDYRNRPPMTFDRRAFYKISLIRGRSRIEYANQGLEAAGNNLWFASHRVPYRWLPHDQAQAGYFCVFTEEFLRPANGGLVLHELPVFQPSGCPVVALTDEEYAAIEVIFKKMVQEIASSYAYKYDLLRAYLLELIHRGQQLQPAPARAPTHSAGARLAALFADLLERQFPLEAPQQQLRLRTATDYAGHLAVHVNHLNRVLKETTGCTTTALIGGRVAQEAKLLLKQTNWTTSEIASSLGFADVAHFCNFFKRQTGLVPGAFRE; the protein is encoded by the coding sequence ATGAAACTTCGCCCTTTGGAAGAGCTCTACACCAAGCTTGTGCCCAAAGCCGACGCCGCGGCTGGCGTGTTGCCGCCGCCGGACAGGCGGCGCGAAATCGGGCATTTCAACGTCTTCAACGTGGCGGACCTGATGCTCGACTACCGCAACCGGCCGCCGATGACCTTCGACCGGCGGGCCTTCTATAAAATCAGCCTGATTCGCGGGCGCAGCCGGATTGAGTACGCCAACCAGGGGCTTGAGGCGGCCGGCAACAACCTGTGGTTTGCCTCGCACCGCGTGCCCTACCGCTGGCTGCCGCACGACCAGGCGCAGGCGGGGTATTTCTGCGTGTTCACCGAAGAGTTTTTACGGCCCGCCAACGGGGGCCTAGTGCTACACGAGCTGCCGGTTTTTCAGCCGAGCGGCTGCCCAGTGGTGGCACTCACTGACGAAGAATACGCAGCCATTGAAGTCATTTTCAAGAAAATGGTCCAGGAAATTGCCTCCAGCTACGCCTATAAATACGACCTGCTGCGTGCCTACCTGCTGGAGCTTATTCACCGGGGGCAGCAGCTCCAGCCGGCCCCGGCCCGGGCCCCAACGCACTCGGCAGGGGCCCGGCTGGCGGCCCTGTTTGCCGACCTGCTGGAGCGGCAGTTCCCCCTGGAAGCCCCGCAGCAGCAGCTGCGCCTGCGCACGGCCACCGACTACGCCGGCCACCTAGCCGTGCACGTCAACCACCTGAACCGGGTGCTGAAGGAAACGACCGGCTGCACCACCACCGCCCTCATCGGCGGCCGGGTGGCGCAGGAGGCCAAGCTGCTGCTGAAGCAAACGAATTGGACCACCTCGGAAATTGCCAGCAGCCTGGGTTTTGCCGACGTGGCGCATTTCTGCAACTTCTTCAAGCGCCAGACGGGCCTGGTGCCGGGGGCTTTCCGGGAATAA